One Glutamicibacter halophytocola DNA segment encodes these proteins:
- a CDS encoding N-acetylglucosamine kinase, translating to MSTELPLLAIDGGQSSTRFRIGDATGVLPPVRTGEPLEQQISGAIRTALSQRPQAGPIRVAAGYSGLLPEAIDPARILEECAGLGVRSVHLAHDSISGYLSCLGEQPGACVAVGTGVVALSTGPTGFARIDGWGHLLGDAGSGYWIGRRGLEAAMRAHDGRGQDTRLLAELQADFPDVESAYIQIQSMEQRVAFVASYARKVIELADHDAVARRIVEQACDELVHSLDTGLRRVGWAPGCAPAISWVGNIATNQMVDGLLRGKMLQQWPQARILPAGGTPLDGVALLPGLPGEHPLSSQVLHAQRSASAMR from the coding sequence ATGAGTACCGAACTACCCCTGCTGGCCATCGACGGCGGCCAGAGCTCCACCCGCTTCCGGATCGGCGATGCCACCGGCGTGCTGCCGCCGGTGCGCACCGGCGAGCCCCTGGAGCAGCAGATCAGCGGGGCCATCCGCACCGCGCTGAGCCAGCGGCCGCAGGCCGGGCCAATCCGCGTGGCGGCGGGCTATTCAGGCTTGCTGCCCGAAGCGATCGACCCCGCGCGCATACTGGAGGAATGCGCCGGCCTGGGGGTGCGTTCGGTGCATCTGGCCCATGATTCGATCTCCGGCTACCTCTCCTGCCTGGGGGAACAGCCAGGGGCGTGCGTGGCCGTGGGCACCGGGGTGGTCGCCCTGTCCACCGGGCCCACCGGATTTGCGCGCATCGACGGGTGGGGCCACCTGCTCGGCGATGCCGGCAGCGGATACTGGATCGGGCGCCGCGGGCTGGAAGCGGCCATGCGGGCGCACGATGGCCGCGGGCAGGACACCCGGCTGCTCGCCGAGCTGCAGGCCGACTTCCCGGATGTGGAGAGCGCCTATATCCAGATCCAGTCCATGGAACAGCGTGTTGCCTTCGTGGCCTCGTACGCTCGAAAGGTCATCGAGCTGGCAGATCACGATGCCGTGGCGCGGCGAATCGTGGAACAGGCCTGCGATGAGCTGGTCCACTCGCTGGATACCGGGCTGCGCCGCGTCGGGTGGGCCCCCGGCTGCGCTCCGGCGATCAGCTGGGTCGGCAATATCGCAACGAACCAGATGGTCGATGGATTGCTGCGCGGCAAAATGCTCCAGCAGTGGCCGCAGGCACGCATCCTGCCTGCCGGTGGCACGCCACTGGACGGGGTGGCGCTGCTTCCGGGTCTGCCCGGGGAGCATCCGCTCTCCTCGCAGGTGCTGCATGCACAGCGCAGCGCCTCGGCAATGCGCTGA
- a CDS encoding ROK family protein, with translation MTVSPANLSIGVDIGGTKILAALVDEEGNVYGQIHRETPNHDVAGTERALAEMIRELSEGNDEMPVGIGAAGWMDRKGKNVLFSPHLSWRNEPVRDRLMQLVGHEVTLVNDADAAGWAEHRFGAGRGESDMVCLTLGTGIGGAVILGGQIHRGKSGIAGEFGHQVIVPGGHRCACGNRGCWEQYASGNALGREGAELVRSKSPVAFRLREAVGDNPEAVTGAEVTRLAAQGDPACEDLIADMGGWLGLGISNLVSVLDPGTIVIGGGLGTASKQLVATAEETYRRTLSGRGYRPFAKICQAELGPSAGLIGAADLARFNLNG, from the coding sequence ATGACTGTGAGTCCAGCTAATCTTTCCATCGGCGTTGACATCGGTGGCACCAAAATCCTTGCAGCTCTCGTGGATGAAGAGGGAAATGTCTACGGGCAGATCCACCGCGAGACACCCAACCACGATGTGGCCGGGACAGAACGGGCCCTGGCGGAGATGATCCGCGAGCTCTCCGAGGGCAACGACGAGATGCCGGTGGGCATCGGCGCCGCAGGCTGGATGGACCGCAAGGGAAAGAACGTCCTGTTCAGCCCGCACCTTTCGTGGCGCAATGAGCCGGTGCGTGATCGCCTGATGCAACTGGTGGGGCACGAAGTCACGCTCGTCAATGATGCTGACGCCGCCGGCTGGGCCGAACACCGTTTTGGCGCCGGACGCGGCGAAAGCGACATGGTCTGCCTGACCCTGGGCACCGGCATTGGCGGGGCAGTGATCCTCGGAGGCCAGATCCACCGCGGCAAATCAGGCATCGCCGGGGAATTCGGGCATCAGGTCATTGTTCCCGGTGGCCATCGGTGCGCCTGCGGCAACCGGGGCTGCTGGGAACAATACGCTTCGGGAAATGCCTTGGGCCGTGAAGGCGCAGAACTCGTGCGCAGCAAGTCGCCCGTGGCTTTCCGGCTGCGCGAAGCCGTCGGGGATAACCCCGAAGCCGTCACCGGAGCGGAAGTAACCCGCCTGGCAGCCCAGGGCGACCCGGCCTGCGAAGACCTCATTGCAGATATGGGTGGCTGGCTCGGCTTGGGCATCTCGAATCTGGTCTCGGTGCTGGATCCGGGCACCATTGTGATTGGCGGCGGCTTGGGCACCGCATCAAAGCAGCTGGTGGCCACCGCCGAAGAGACCTACCGCCGCACGCTCTCTGGCCGAGGCTACCGTCCTTTTGCGAAGATCTGCCAGGCCGAATTGGGTCCGTCCGCGGGGCTGATTGGCGCCGCGGACCTGGCCCGCTTCAACCTGAACGGATAA
- a CDS encoding glycoside hydrolase, whose product MLGTLSAAVLGGAAPAAAEETGATVQLKPNPSYQGPEFQGWGTSLVWFANATGGYPEKVRRDLFDKVFGAEGLNLNIARYNIGGGNATDVPGYLRPGGDVEGWWNPEAGKDAGITSSYEDREAYAAAWDPEDPNSYDFDADETQRWWLDALAAERDDVVWEAFSNSPPYFLTQSGFVSGGIGDGNAEQLAKEDIDKYVAYLATVVQELEARHDVDFSTLDPFNEPNTNYWSTRLGEDGWPTSASRQEGAHIGPEMQNLVTKALAKKLEESGTDVKISAMDETNPGIFAKNWESYDQQARDAVSQLNVHTYGTGDRRVVRDIAKAADKPLWMSEVEGDWDTSGGHNLTNIDNGIGMAGRMIDDLRELEPNAWVFWQPVEDRYNMERVENLNWGSVLVDFDCNAEGNSLRRLADGDADPSCSVATNAKYNTVRNFTHYILPGDHVIPSGSNRATAALDADGKGLDVVHINPSDQAETIELDLSLFGKVRKKASVTPHVTTESPADAPEQGALVAGQAVAIDPATKKAEITVPAKSVTTLSVSGVSGIADEAAPVRDGGRYTLIGGQSQLALAAGEGGATIEQPATTAQEAEAQIWTATRLTGGSSNRERIALTDGAGRTLGVDDQGATLTVAGGEPATDRRLQWIPTTTDGSTWSLVNASNGYALDVNGESTEPGASVGTWRSSGGGNQQWDLRSTEPVGVQPEAVQTLPGVEAELPAEITPLYAGGAGAQVPVDWQASGVDWNAEGTWHIPGRGTDVFGNELKADLAIAIGSFSATDPVSVTSFAGAPADQVISALPATVPAQVGAGAQRFDTPVRWDTSGLSADALSRTGTLAITGQAESNDPDAAPLEARAAVILTAPALGNIAPESTPSASFTEPGYSAGATINGDTRDKAWSNWKSGDKNEQDTLGYALDAPTAIEQVAVHFYRDGGHESWAQSLSVQTRTGGGDWVAAGEDLQIDAPDGGAPVATVDTGGVVADELRVVLTARENTHMIVAEVQILAAAPSPSSESSLARLMVDGVDVAGFDPKATSYALAGVRGGSFPKLSAVATDSAAEVVITQASRPGRTATVEVKAEDGTSTKYAIKFTPGKPE is encoded by the coding sequence GTGCTCGGAACCCTCAGCGCGGCAGTGCTGGGCGGCGCCGCGCCGGCCGCGGCGGAGGAAACCGGCGCCACGGTGCAGCTCAAGCCCAACCCCTCGTACCAGGGGCCCGAATTCCAAGGCTGGGGGACCAGCCTCGTCTGGTTCGCCAACGCCACCGGAGGCTACCCCGAGAAGGTGCGCCGGGACCTGTTCGACAAGGTCTTCGGCGCCGAAGGGCTGAACCTGAATATCGCCCGCTACAACATCGGTGGCGGCAACGCCACGGACGTGCCCGGCTACCTGCGCCCCGGCGGAGACGTCGAGGGCTGGTGGAACCCGGAGGCAGGAAAAGACGCCGGCATCACCTCCAGCTACGAGGACCGCGAGGCCTATGCCGCGGCCTGGGATCCCGAGGATCCGAACTCCTATGATTTTGATGCGGATGAGACCCAGCGCTGGTGGCTGGACGCACTGGCCGCTGAACGCGATGACGTGGTCTGGGAGGCCTTCAGCAATTCCCCGCCCTACTTCCTGACCCAAAGCGGCTTCGTCTCCGGCGGCATCGGCGACGGCAATGCCGAGCAGCTGGCGAAGGAGGACATCGACAAGTATGTTGCCTACCTGGCCACCGTTGTCCAGGAGCTCGAAGCCCGGCATGATGTGGATTTCTCCACGCTGGATCCGTTCAATGAACCGAACACCAACTACTGGTCCACCCGGCTGGGCGAGGACGGCTGGCCCACCAGCGCCAGCCGGCAGGAGGGCGCGCATATCGGGCCGGAAATGCAGAATCTGGTCACCAAGGCGCTGGCGAAAAAGCTGGAGGAATCCGGCACCGACGTGAAGATCTCGGCCATGGACGAGACCAACCCGGGCATCTTCGCCAAAAACTGGGAGAGCTACGACCAGCAGGCCCGCGACGCCGTATCCCAGCTGAACGTGCACACCTACGGGACCGGGGACCGGAGGGTGGTGCGCGACATCGCCAAGGCCGCGGACAAGCCGCTGTGGATGAGCGAGGTCGAAGGCGACTGGGACACCAGCGGCGGGCACAACCTGACCAATATCGACAACGGCATCGGCATGGCCGGGCGGATGATCGATGACCTGCGCGAGCTGGAACCGAACGCCTGGGTGTTCTGGCAGCCGGTGGAGGACCGCTACAACATGGAGCGCGTGGAGAACCTGAACTGGGGCAGCGTGCTGGTGGACTTCGACTGCAATGCCGAGGGCAATTCCCTTCGGCGCCTGGCCGACGGCGACGCGGATCCCTCGTGCTCGGTGGCCACCAACGCCAAGTACAACACCGTGCGCAATTTCACCCACTACATCCTGCCTGGCGATCACGTGATCCCCTCCGGAAGCAACCGCGCCACCGCCGCGCTGGATGCCGACGGCAAGGGCCTGGACGTGGTGCACATCAACCCGTCCGACCAGGCCGAAACCATCGAGCTGGATCTCTCGCTCTTCGGCAAGGTGCGCAAGAAGGCCAGCGTCACCCCGCATGTCACCACCGAGTCGCCGGCCGACGCCCCCGAACAGGGCGCCCTGGTGGCCGGCCAGGCCGTAGCAATCGACCCGGCCACGAAAAAGGCCGAAATCACCGTGCCGGCGAAGTCCGTCACCACGCTGAGCGTGAGCGGGGTATCGGGCATCGCCGATGAAGCCGCGCCGGTGCGCGACGGCGGGCGCTATACCCTGATCGGCGGGCAGTCGCAGCTCGCGCTGGCCGCTGGCGAGGGCGGGGCCACCATCGAGCAGCCCGCAACCACCGCCCAGGAAGCCGAGGCGCAAATCTGGACGGCCACCCGGCTGACTGGCGGGAGCAGCAACCGCGAGCGCATTGCGCTGACCGACGGCGCGGGCAGGACGCTGGGCGTGGATGACCAAGGAGCCACGCTCACGGTTGCCGGCGGCGAGCCGGCCACCGACCGGCGGCTGCAGTGGATCCCGACCACCACCGACGGATCCACCTGGTCGCTGGTCAACGCCTCCAACGGGTATGCGCTGGACGTGAATGGCGAATCCACCGAGCCCGGCGCGAGCGTCGGGACCTGGCGCTCCTCGGGCGGCGGCAACCAGCAGTGGGACCTGCGCAGCACCGAACCGGTGGGCGTGCAGCCCGAAGCGGTGCAAACCCTGCCCGGTGTCGAAGCCGAGTTGCCGGCGGAAATCACCCCGCTCTACGCTGGCGGAGCCGGTGCCCAGGTGCCCGTGGACTGGCAGGCCTCCGGCGTTGACTGGAACGCCGAGGGCACCTGGCACATCCCCGGGCGCGGCACGGATGTCTTCGGCAACGAGCTGAAGGCGGACCTGGCCATCGCCATCGGAAGCTTTAGCGCCACGGACCCGGTATCGGTGACCAGCTTTGCCGGCGCGCCAGCCGACCAGGTGATCTCCGCGCTTCCGGCGACCGTGCCCGCCCAGGTGGGCGCCGGGGCCCAGCGCTTCGACACCCCGGTCCGCTGGGACACCTCCGGGCTGAGCGCCGACGCATTATCCAGGACCGGCACCCTGGCCATCACCGGGCAGGCCGAATCGAATGATCCGGACGCTGCGCCGCTGGAGGCGCGGGCCGCGGTCATCCTCACCGCACCGGCGCTGGGCAACATCGCCCCGGAATCGACGCCCAGTGCCAGCTTCACCGAGCCCGGGTATTCGGCGGGTGCAACGATCAATGGCGACACCCGGGACAAGGCCTGGTCCAACTGGAAATCCGGTGACAAGAACGAGCAGGATACGCTCGGCTACGCGCTGGATGCGCCCACCGCTATCGAGCAGGTGGCCGTGCACTTCTACCGGGATGGCGGGCATGAATCCTGGGCCCAGTCGCTGAGCGTTCAAACGCGCACCGGCGGGGGCGACTGGGTTGCCGCTGGCGAAGATCTCCAGATCGATGCCCCGGATGGCGGGGCACCGGTGGCCACGGTGGACACCGGCGGCGTTGTTGCCGATGAGCTGCGCGTTGTGCTCACGGCCCGCGAGAATACCCACATGATCGTGGCCGAGGTGCAGATTCTTGCCGCGGCTCCCAGCCCTTCAAGCGAATCGAGCCTGGCGCGGCTGATGGTCGACGGTGTGGACGTGGCCGGGTTCGACCCCAAGGCCACCAGCTATGCGCTCGCCGGCGTGCGCGGAGGCAGCTTTCCGAAGCTGAGCGCCGTGGCCACGGATTCCGCGGCCGAGGTGGTGATCACCCAGGCCTCGCGGCCGGGCCGCACCGCCACCGTCGAGGTAAAGGCCGAAGACGGCACCAGCACCAAGTACGCCATCAAGTTCACGCCCGGGAAACCGGAGTAG